In Halomicrobium zhouii, the sequence CGAACACACTCCCAGCACGGGAAGTCGTCGGGGAGGAAGCCACACTCGCAGTCGTCCGATTCTGGTGACTCGTTAAGCTGAGTTTCAGCCTGCTCCGAATCATCCCGTTGTGGGCGCGTCCCACCATCAGCGAGCAACTGCACGTCGGTGGC encodes:
- a CDS encoding SWIM zinc finger family protein, translated to MDCTCPADANYEHACKHRVAVAIRRPVLDFATDVQLLADGGTRPQRDDSEQAETQLNESPESDDCECGFLPDDFPCWECVRTGRRPMPTRNERDR